One Glycine max cultivar Williams 82 chromosome 4, Glycine_max_v4.0, whole genome shotgun sequence DNA segment encodes these proteins:
- the LOC100777975 gene encoding dolichyl-diphosphooligosaccharide--protein glycosyltransferase subunit 4A-like: MIDDEALGVIANILSIFIFALVIGYHLVTADPKYKVI; the protein is encoded by the coding sequence ATGATTGATGATGAAGCCTTGGGAGTCATTGCCAACATTCTTAGCATCTTCATTTTTGCTTTGGTTATAGGTTATCACCTAGTCACTGCGGACCCCAAATATAAAGTCATCTAa